In Mycobacterium gallinarum, a single window of DNA contains:
- a CDS encoding glycosyltransferase family 2 protein, with the protein MTPTASGRPLTMSVVICAYTFDRWDDVLAAVRSVVTQTTRPDEIVVVVDHNPELHERLRAALPAATVVENRYQRGLSGGKNTGVEVTTGDVVVFLDDDAVAHPDWLVHLRDAYTDDNIVGVGGTTLPLWDSDRPRWFPAEFDWVLGCTFTGRDPGPVRNLLGGNASFRREVFSVAGGFPTDIGRTSEQSRPLGCEETEFCIRVNQHRPEWTFVFEPRAVIWHRVPHAREQFAYFRSRCYAEGLSKAAVTRSVGVAEGLSAERRYTARTLTRGVAKGLGDALRGDAGGIERAYAITVGLLTTAAGYLRGGAARRRRPTVGASR; encoded by the coding sequence ATGACACCCACGGCGTCAGGGCGCCCACTCACCATGTCGGTGGTGATCTGTGCCTACACGTTCGATCGATGGGACGACGTGCTCGCCGCCGTCAGGTCGGTGGTGACCCAGACCACGCGGCCCGACGAGATCGTGGTCGTCGTCGACCACAACCCCGAACTTCACGAGCGACTGCGTGCGGCTTTGCCTGCCGCCACGGTCGTCGAAAACCGGTACCAACGAGGGCTTTCGGGCGGGAAGAACACCGGCGTCGAGGTGACGACCGGTGACGTTGTGGTCTTCCTCGACGACGATGCGGTGGCTCACCCCGATTGGCTGGTGCATCTGCGCGACGCGTACACCGACGACAACATCGTCGGTGTCGGCGGAACCACGCTTCCGCTGTGGGATTCCGATCGGCCGCGGTGGTTTCCCGCGGAGTTCGACTGGGTGCTCGGATGCACTTTCACTGGTAGGGATCCCGGTCCGGTTCGCAACCTCTTGGGCGGCAACGCCTCGTTCCGCCGTGAGGTGTTTTCGGTCGCCGGCGGCTTCCCGACCGACATCGGGCGGACGTCGGAGCAGAGTCGTCCGCTGGGGTGTGAAGAGACGGAGTTCTGCATCCGGGTGAACCAGCACCGGCCCGAGTGGACGTTCGTCTTCGAACCCCGTGCGGTGATCTGGCATCGGGTACCGCACGCCCGGGAGCAGTTCGCCTACTTCCGTTCCCGGTGCTACGCCGAGGGTCTGTCGAAGGCAGCAGTCACGCGCAGTGTTGGTGTCGCCGAGGGGCTTTCGGCTGAGCGCAGGTACACCGCGCGCACCCTCACCCGCGGTGTGGCGAAGGGGCTGGGCGATGCGCTGCGCGGCGATGCGGGCGGTATCGAACGCGCCTATGCGATCACGGTCGGACTGCTCACCACCGCGGCGGGCTATCTGCGGGGCGGCGCGGCACGCCGTCGGCGGCCGACCGTAGGGGCCTCCCGATGA
- a CDS encoding polysaccharide deacetylase family protein, protein MTEASIKSIPILMYHSVADEPPAATRRLAVLPGSFELQVSYLANNGFTGLTFSDLADAFRTGAALPERPVVLTFDDGYADFASEAWPILRRHRFPATVFVTTGWVADAGPDAAGEPLDRMMSWAQIAGLSEAGIEMAAHTHSHPQLDQLGDAELRHELGRSRALLEDAINAPVRALAYPYGYSSTRVRLAARSAGYRFAASVRNVRATPSDDLFTLPRLTVRRSTNLPAFADIVEGVHVFRRDRLLTAGYACVRGARRAARQVLGIA, encoded by the coding sequence ATGACCGAAGCCTCGATCAAGTCGATCCCGATTCTGATGTACCACTCCGTCGCGGATGAACCGCCTGCTGCGACGCGACGGCTTGCGGTTCTTCCCGGGTCGTTCGAACTCCAGGTTTCTTACTTGGCCAACAACGGCTTCACCGGGCTCACGTTCTCGGATCTTGCCGACGCGTTCCGGACCGGTGCCGCCCTGCCGGAGCGGCCGGTGGTGCTGACGTTCGACGACGGCTATGCCGATTTCGCGAGTGAGGCCTGGCCCATCTTGCGGCGTCACCGGTTCCCGGCGACCGTGTTCGTCACGACCGGTTGGGTCGCCGACGCCGGGCCCGACGCCGCGGGCGAACCGCTCGACAGGATGATGAGCTGGGCGCAGATCGCCGGGCTCTCGGAGGCAGGTATCGAGATGGCCGCGCACACCCACAGCCATCCCCAGCTCGATCAGCTCGGTGATGCCGAGCTGCGCCACGAACTGGGCCGCAGCCGCGCGCTGCTCGAGGATGCCATCAATGCTCCGGTTCGCGCCCTGGCGTACCCGTACGGCTACTCGAGCACGCGGGTACGGCTGGCAGCTCGATCGGCCGGCTACCGGTTCGCCGCCTCGGTGCGGAACGTGCGCGCGACCCCGTCCGACGATCTGTTCACCCTCCCTCGCCTGACCGTCCGGCGATCCACCAACCTGCCCGCGTTCGCCGACATCGTCGAGGGCGTCCACGTGTTCCGGCGTGACCGGCTGCTGACGGCAGGCTATGCGTGTGTCCGCGGCGCGCGGCGGGCCGCAAGGCAGGTGCTTGGCATTGCATGA